DNA from Bradyrhizobium japonicum USDA 6:
GGAAGGCCAGTGCCACGGTTGTCGATAAGGGAACCGACGCGCAAAAGTCTTGCGAGCTGCTTGTCAAGAACTCGCTTCGCAGTCAGGAAGAAGCTCGGTCCGCAGGCGCATGTGAGGGGATGATCGAGACCGCGATGATCTTTTCGCCAAATCTGCCCGCTGACGTGCGTGCATGCCCCCCGCGCAAGGCAGCCCCTTGCAAAGTGCGAAGGTTTTTCTGCAGTATCTTGATAACAATCCGGATCGAGCGAATGAACCGGGGATCACCGTCGCGATCGAAGCATTCAGGGATGCTTGGCCCTGCCGCGGGGACGATGCCGGGACTGGACTGAAAAAGCGTGCCCCAAAAAAATCCAAATAGAACGCGTATCTGCGGATACTGATACTAGCCTTGCGGCCGGCGATGTTCGCGTCAGGCCTGATTGATTCGCAATGAACTACCGCCGAGGTGCGAACTGAACCGCAGTGCACACCTCCACGATCAGCATTCAACGCCTTATCGACGAGCGAAGCGAACCCTTGAGCCCCGATCAACAGCGGGGCATTGTGCCATAAACGCCCGGGCTGGAACAGCATGACAATCCCATGCCGCGTCCTGATGATCTATCCGAAGTTCGTTCCGAATTCGTTTTGGAACTATGCGGAGGCCTGCGAACTCGTCGGCGCGAAGTATCCAACGGCGCCACTCGGCCTGATTACCGTCGCTGCTATGTTGCCGAAGCATTGGGACATCCGGCTCGTCAACCGCAATACCGAAGCGTTGACAGATGCGGACCTCGATTGGGCCGATCTTGTGATGATCGGCGGTATGCTCAACCAGCAGCCTGATGCCATCTACCTGATCGATCTCGCTCACCTGCGCGGCAAGCCAGTCTGTGTTGGTGGGCCGGACGTCTCCTCCAGCCCGCATCTTTACGCGGACGCGGACTTTCAGGTGGTCGGCGAGGCCGAGCATGTCATCGAGCAGTTCATCGCCGCCTGGGAAAGCGGCGAACGCAAGGGCGTGTTCATCGCCGAGAAATTCAAGATTGATGTCACGCTGAGTCCGATGCCTCGCTACGATCTACTCAACTTCGATCACTATCTATACATCGGCTTGCAGTATTCGCGTGGCTGCCCGTTCACCTGCGAGTTCTGCGATATTATCGAACTGTATGGTCGTGTGCCGCGTACCAAGACCAACGATCAGATTCTCGCAGAGTTGCAGGCACTCTACGATCACGGTTATCGCGGGCATGT
Protein-coding regions in this window:
- a CDS encoding Rap1a/Tai family immunity protein, with protein sequence MPPAQGSPLQSAKVFLQYLDNNPDRANEPGITVAIEAFRDAWPCRGDDAGTGLKKRAPKKSK